In a genomic window of Jaculus jaculus isolate mJacJac1 chromosome 8, mJacJac1.mat.Y.cur, whole genome shotgun sequence:
- the LOC123462768 gene encoding uncharacterized protein C9orf40-like — protein sequence MAEPAASPSKRRSSANGEEPESHGRDPGGTPPPPPAQPTGGGRSPMTLTGGDPQQGGAQGPPPGAWGNEESWQYNTFQYWRNPLPPIDLADIQGASEDSLAETTLQDKNGVAEIDMVS from the coding sequence ATGGCCGAGCCAGCGGCGTCGCCCAGCAAGCGCCGCAGCAGCGCCAACGGTGAGGAGCCCGAAAGCCATGGCCGGGACCCCGGGgggacgccgccgccgccgcccgcgcagCCCACGGGCGGGGGGAGGAGCCCCATGACGCTCACAGGCGGGGACCCACAACAGGGCGGGGCGCAGGGGCCCCCGCCGGGCGCCTGGGGTAATGAAGAGTCTTGGCAGTATAATACATTCCAGTACTGGAGGAATCCTTTACCACCTATCGACCTGGCAGATATCCAAGGAGCAAGTGAAGACAGCCTGGCCGAGACAACACTTCAGGACAAGAATGGAGTGGCCGAGATTGACATGGTGTCTTGA